One Helianthus annuus cultivar XRQ/B chromosome 12, HanXRQr2.0-SUNRISE, whole genome shotgun sequence genomic region harbors:
- the LOC110893986 gene encoding transcription factor IBH1-like 1 yields the protein MQNSSQLKNEFIKKWIQGLQIYCSSKKQMNLLERTKKIKLSADIALASAKHSATCWSKAIISEAKKDERNTILLNNLSAPKMNFKCTHQNFACLKRIRSRKILKKSCDVGIKMKKLKPRRQVSNLATCIAKRLVKKRTQVLKRLVPGGESMDEYSIIKEALDYILSLRVQVDVMKNLVNATTNFE from the coding sequence ATGCAAAACTCTAGCCAGCTCAAGAATGAATTTATCAAGAAATGGATTCAGGGTCTTCAAATATATTGTTCTTCAAAGAAGCAAATGAATCTTTTGGaaagaacaaagaaaataaagctTTCTGCCGATATTGCCTTAGCTTCTGCTAAACATTCAGCAACTTGTTGGAGTAAAGCTATAATCTCGGAGGCCAAGAAAGACGAACGAAACACGATTCTTCTCAACAATTTATCAGCGCCTAAAATGAACTTCAAGTGCACACACCAAAACTTCGCTTGCCTTAAGAGAATCAGAAGCAGGAAAATCTTGAAAAAGAGTTGTGATGTTggtataaaaatgaaaaaattgaagcCTCGTCGTCAAGTATCGAATTTAGCTACTTGCATTGCTAAAAGATTGGTGAAGAAGAGAACTCAAGTGCTTAAAAGACTTGTACCAGGTGGAGAATCCATGGATGAATACTCCATCATTAAAGAAGCATTAGATTATATACTTTCTCTTAGGGTACAAGTTGATGTAATGAAGAATCTTGTGAATGCCACCACTAATTTTGAATGA